The DNA sequence TGGCTGGAGGAAGCCTGTCTGGTGCACTGTTCCCAGCTGCCCTCGGGGGCGTGGGGTCGGGCTCCACTGCCTGTGTCCCTACCTCGtctcagcgcccccccccccccccccccggagcctggggagggtggtggtggccTTCTGGGAGGCAAGGGAGTCAGAACACAGGGCTCCTGGCAGACCCGGGGACGGGGGCTGCTCCAGGCAAAGGCCTTGGCCGGGTGTCAGGTCAGATGCCTCCCGGGCGGCAGGTCGCTGGACATGCAGGGGATCGTCTGGGGGTCCTGGGCTTCCCGCGGACCTGTCCTGGGCACATCCCAAGCTCTGGATGTGATTCAGGCCGTCCCCTTTGCTTCCAGCTCTCTTTAGGCCATGTGGGCTCCTCCTCGTAGGCCTTACCTGGTGCTGGCAGGAGGGGCGGGCGCCGGGAGGGCCTGGCCAAGTGGGTCTGCTGCCCCCATCTCCTGTCCCTGTTGGGCAGACGGCGTCTGTGCAGGAAACTCCTTGTGGGAAGCAGTTCCTTCCTGTTGGTGGCTCAGGCCAGGCCACCTTCCCCAGGACAGTGCAGGGAAGCAGGGGATGGGGCGCAGAGCCTCAGGCCAGCCTCACCCCAGCCTGAGCTCGCCCTCCAGCTCCCGCCCTGTATGCGGGGCTCAGCCAGGCGGCAGCACAGGCAGTGGACAGAGAGGGTGCACCCCAGCAGGTGTCCGTCTGGCCTTCTCTCCAGAACGTCTTGGATGGTGGGTGGCAGTcgaggccccacctccagaggcCACTCGTGTCCAGGGCCAGGCGGGTCCTGGTGGCTGCACCTTGTCAACTGTTAGGAGACCATCCAGAGCCCACCTACTGGACAGATGAGGCTTTCCCTGGGTGGTTTGCTGATGAGGGACAGGGAGGCCTGTGGGGGGAGGCGGCTCCAGCCTGTCCTGTCCGAGGGGGCTGTCCCCTCCTGACCTGGCAAATGAGGCAGCTGGCGCTTGGCCTCAGAGAGACCCTCCCCTGGGGCTCAGAGAGTGTCCAGATGATGAGGGCCCTGCCGGTCATGCAGCGTCTGCCTTGGAGAAGGGGCAGGCCTGTGTCCTCTGGGCAGACCTGGGAAGGCTCTGGGGGCTCTCGGCCTCATGGGGAGCTGGTCACCACCTGAGGTGTGGGCGGGACTCAGCCTCGGGGCTTTCTTGCTCTGGCTGCTCTTTGTTGAGATGCCAAGTTCGGGGTTGGGCTGGAGGATGCCGGGGTCTGTGCAGAGGTCATCGTCACTGGCGTGGGGGCATCCTGCCAGGCCAAGTAGAGCACAGCTGTGCGCCTGGGGGAGGCGGTGAGGCTCGGGGAGAGCGGGGCTGAGCCCCGGGGCAGAAAGGTTTGCGGCAGGGCAGGGTCCCCTCACCCTTGCCTCTGGGCAAGAAGGTAAAGAATGGATGCCTGGGTCCCAGCACGTCTGACAGGGCCCGGAGGGCGCTCCTGTCTCTGCTGTCCAGACACacctcctcccccggcccccttGGACCgggcccccttcccctgccctcctccccctggcCCCCTGGGACCGCGCCCCCTTCCCCTGCACTCCTCCCCCTGGCCCCCTGGGACCgtgcccccttcccctgccctccagggttAAGGCCGGCAGGAGGGGGTGCAGGGAGCCGGGTGGTCACCGCTCTGCCTCCGCAGGTACTACCAGAGCTTTACCAACTGCACCGAGGTGGAGACCAACGTGGTGGGCTGCTACTGGCCCAACCCCCTGGCGCAAGGCTTCATCACCGGCATCCACAGGCAGTTCTTCTCCAACTGCACGGTGGACAGGGCACACTGGGAGGACCCTCCAGACGAGGTCCTCATCCCGCTCATCGTCGTGCCCGTCCTGCTGACCGTGGCCATGGCCGGCCTGGTGGTGTGGCGCAGCAAACGCGCTGGCCAGCTGCTGTGAGGGTGCCctaaggggggggggaggcagggcgggggggcgggAGAACCGGCGGAGGCTGCggcggcccccccacccccatcccgtTTGGCTACCTGCGAGCCTTATGTGGCTCACCCGGGCTTGTCCTCTCCTGGGCCTGGGAAGAAGGCGCACCGAGGCCGGAGCTGTGCGGGGAACGATTGGCTGCTGCTGCGCCCTCCGCCCGCGCTGGGCTGGGGCCTCCAGGGTTTCCGGGCCCTCCTGACCcctgcccaggcaccctgccctgACCCCAGCCCCGGCCTGGCTCGGACCCCACCTCCCAACCTGAGCTCAACCCCTGCGCTGACCCACCCCCTGTCCtgaccccaccccctgctctgaCACCCCCTCTGTCCCCCGCTCTGACCCCACCTTCTGCTCTGACCCCACCCCTGGCCCTGATTCCACCTCCTGACCTACCCACCCCCTGTCCGGGCTTCACCCTATTCTGTCACTGCTGTGGGTCCCCTGGCCtggcctgcccacccccacctgcacTGGGTGGGGTAGATTGTGAGCTGGGTGTTTGTACTGCCTGGTGCCCTGTGTCTGAGTCCTCCTGGCCGAGAGCCCATACTCATCCTGTGGCCAGAAAACCTGAGACTGAGGGTCAGGCCAGAGTCCCCTGGGGGCCGTGCACCGGCTGAGACCCCCTGTCTGCGCCCACAACCAGAAACTGGGCTGTGGTGGGTGCAGGCCTCCTTCCTAGGCCCCTGCGAGCCAGGCCCTCTGAGCTGGGGTCCTGTGAGCCCCAGTGCTGGTTGAGCTCTGTCTGTGCTGTGTGCTTTCTCTGAGTAAACAGTCATCCTGCTTGTGGGGCATCCTGTTTTATTTCGGGGTATTCAGAGACAGTCTCGCCTCTTGGGGCTGACAGGTCCTCATACCTGTTTTCCAGATGGGGAGTGGCTGGCCGTGTCCCAGGGTGGTCTCTGGGATGCCGGCTGGTGGCTCCTTGCTGGGGTGAGTGGTGGGGCTGGGCTCCGAGGGCGGCGAGAGAGACCTGGCAGGCAGGTCCCTTGTCCTCCCGAGGCCATGCTCCTCTTCCAGCCGGGCTCTTGGTGGCCTTCACCACAAGGTCCCAGCAGAATGGAGCAGGCAACGGCTGGATCTCGTGGGCTGGGATCTCGTGGGTTGGGATCTTGTGGGCTGGGATGTGGCGGTCCCCTCCCAAAGGCTCTCTGCCCTCACCTGGCCACCAGAGCCTCCCTGCTTCCCCGCTGTGTGGCTGGGTCCCTGCCTTGGGGAACCCTTGTCTGTCTGTCCACCGTGGCTCTGAGAATCATCTCTGGCTGGAGGTGAGGTATGAATGTCCCCTGCTCAGCTTTGCGGGGACGACAGGTCACGGAGCAGCCTGGGAGGTCTCAGAGTCCCATGTTCGGTGACCGAAGGAGAGATTGTGTGGCCCCTGCTGCAGGCGGGCGGGTGTTCCTCTGGGTCTCCCTGGGCTGTGGCATGTCCCCGGTGCAGTTGTTTGTAGTAACCTCTAACTCCGTGGAGCTGGCAAACTTCTGTGCAGTCAGCTGCTTGTCAGCGGGGACCCTGCTGGACTCCGTCCCTTCCCACCTCGGCCTCTCtcagcaccccccgcccctggctTTGCCTTGGGTCTCTCATCCCTGATGCTGAGTGGGTGTCACCTGAGCACCAGAGGCTGCTTGCTTTGGCCTAAATTCTGGGCTCTGTGTGTTTAGAAGGATGTCGTTTTAGTCTGTGTCGGTGGCTACagtaaaataccacagactgggtgcctTGTAAACAGCAGGAATCTATTTCTCATAGTTCCAGGGGCTGGAAGGTCCAGGATCCTGGCTGCAGATTCCGCGAGGTATCTGCTGAGGGCCTGCCTCTGCCTCACAGATGTCCTCCTGTGTCCCCTCTCAgcgggaggggtgagggggctctctggggtctctttcacGAGGACTCCACCTGTGAATGCCATCCCATAGGGCACTGGGGAGTCAACACGGGAGTCTGGGGAGGACACAGATGTTCTGACCTCAGCAGATGTGGAAGGGACCTTGTTCTTCAGTGGCCCCATCTATGCCAGGGGACAGTCAGGACGAGATAAAACAGTGACATCACAGTTTTTGCAGAGCGCTCTGTGGCTGTGGTCCCAATACGGTGCATTCATGGTGTCTCTCTTACatggattttctttcccttttaattttttaaaatgtttatatttgagagagacagagtgtgaacgggggaggggcagagagagagggagacacagaatccgaagcaggctccggactctgagctgtcagcacagagccggacgcggagctcaaactcatggaccgagatcatgacctgaaccgagtcGGAcccccaacccactgagccgctTATGTGCCCCTGAATTTGCTTTCCTCTAGGAGCGCTATTTTAGTCTACAGTTGGAGAATCGACTTCTCAATCAAGGAACGGAAACCAAATAGATACTAGTGATGATCAATGAGGTATCTGGGAAGCACACTGTTCTCTTGGTTACCCAGCCCTAATTAACCAGGTGGTCGGTGTCTCAAGGGCTCCCGTCAGAGAGatgggagtggggcggggggctggggcgggATCAGCCGTGTAAGGTCCAGGAACACGCAGCGAGAGGCTGAGCAGGActccacagcctggagcctccgaGGACCCGAGGACCCGGATCAAGGGTTGTTACAGGTACGAGGAGAAACGGAGCACATTAAACAGATCTCCCCAAATCGAAAgatcacataaacacacacacggaAAGTGGGGATGTATAACCGCTAACAAGCTTGACACAATCTGCATCTAATGTTCATTATCTATCGATTATCTATCAACCTGTCTGTTCTTCCCAAGTGGAAATATTCATCCTTTTGAAACACCCAAGGGGAGCCGACAAAGGTTGAAATGATTTTGGCCACAGTCTTGGGTTAAAAGGACTGAAGGGTGGAAGAAAGAATCTTTTTACTTGGAAATTacaaactttcttttattttaaattatttttttagtgtttatttttgagagagagagacagagtgcaagcagaggagaggcagagagagagggaaacacaggatccgaagcaggctccaggctccaagctgtcagcacagaatccaacacggggctcgaacccacagaccatgagatcatgacctgagctgaagtcagacacttaaccgaatgagccacccaggcacccctcttctgcccattttttttaaatttttaatgtttattttatttaaaaaaaaatttttttttcaacgtttattcatttttgggacagagagagacagagcatgaacgggggaggggcagagagagagggagacacagaatcggaaacaggctccaggctctgagccatcagcccagagcctgacgcggggctcgaactcacggaccgtgagatcgtgacctggctgaagtcggacgcttaaccgactgcgccacccaggcgccccttttaatgtttatttttgagaaagagagacagagcacaagtaggggaggggcagagagagggagacacagaatccgaaacaggctccaggctctgagctgtcagcacagagccctatgcagggctcgaactcacagactgcgagatcatgacctgagctgaagtcggacgctcaaccaactgagccccccaggcgtcccacaaACAAACTTTCTGTGTAATTTTGGGTTCAAGGGGTAATAAAGATGGAAATCACAATCATTTTCGAGTCTGTACCGCTAAAAGCACCATCTGCATCAGCTCACACGGGCTGCATTTGTGCTCGGCAGTGGGGAGGGCGTGTGAGGTGTCTGGTGCCCAGTGTGACTGAGGGGGTCTCCTAGTGGGCAGCACCCCTCCTACACCAGCCCCCTGCCCAGCGCGGGTAGGTAAGCGCTGGCGAGTGTTGACAGGACCCCAAACCGCAGCACGGACCCAACAGTGTGTAGCCTCAGATGCATTTCCAGGAAATatgaaagatggaaataaaattcaCTAACTGTGCAACTCAATACACTAGTAACAGATAGCAAAGGAAACACGGAAAGtgtagaaggaagaaataagaaatgatggaaacagaggtaatgaaatagaaaaggcaGACAAGCTTTGATCAATAAAACAGGGTCTTTGTTCGGAGTTGTGGTGGGGAACCTGAATAAAATGGTCTCCTCAGATGAGGTTGGAAagtcacttagattccacctctAAAGTAGGACCGCAGGCCTTTCGGATTTGCGAGTACTTTCTGCCAGATCGTAGACAAAGACGGAAGTTCCCTAAATAATGGTGCTCGTCCAGGGCCACCTTGACCCACCAGGACTCGGTCTGAGAAGGTAGCAGATGGCAGGGGCCTGACTGACAAGAAGCGGCTTAACCACGTGTGTGGTTGTATTGAGcacacttttcattttctgtgatttACGATGTTCCGGCATCTTACAAACTCTTTCTTGCTTGGGAGGCTGCCCCCCCTGGGCCAGCGGTTCTCAGGGCAGGCGCAGGTCCCAGTGGAGTCCTGCCTTTGATGTGCCTGCCggccagcccagagccagccTGTGTGGACCAAGGAGGCAGTGCCTGAACCTCATCAGCCCGGGGCCAGGTACCAGGCAGCTGGGGACAGCCCGGAGTTTCGAACCTGCTGGAATTATTCAAGGTAGCCAATTTTGAGCTGATTAGCCTGCCCTGTGAGTGCTAACCTGTGCCCTGTGGAAATCCCAGAGAAGACTCCAGCCTGGGCTCCCCCCACCTGACCACCTGGTGCCTCCCCGTCTCTGGGCCCTATTGGTACAATCACCTTTGTTTCCCGAGCCTCTCCTGCATCTCCTCTTGTGGCGCACCGACGGGCATCCCGTTGAAGAACACGACCAGTGGCTGGGGCAGTGACCCAGGGATGTCACGAGGGGACCTGCTTCATGACCTCCTTCCTTGAACTTGCCCGGCTGCTCATCTTGGAGCATTTCACCCGCGTGAAAGCAGGGGGTAAGGAAGGGCAGAGGTAGTCTCTTCTTGGGatttcacccttttttttttcccccaagtttatttgtttactttgagagagacagagacagtgctggtaggggaggggcagagagagagggagacacaggatcccaaggggagtctgcactgtcagtgcagagtcagacgcagggttcaaactctcgaccatgagatcatgacctgagcagaaatcaagagtcagatgcttaattcactaggccacccaggcaccctaggacTCTACCTTTTCTTCAGGAAATCTCTCTTCCAGGGCTTCTCCCTGTGACTCTTGGCCAGACTCGTCTCACGGACCCACCTGTAGCCGCAGGATAAGCTGGGAATCAATGTTCCAGAGGAGAAACAcgggacagaggagagggaatGAGCAGCCGCAGGTTTGCCACATAAGCGGAGCAGGACGGGCCCAGGGGGTGCACAGACTGGCGGCCCCCAGACACCTACTTCACGTGTGTCCTAGTGGCGAAACATCGGATGCgtcctctttttaaaaaccatttttaaagtttatttatttatttttgagagagagagaggaggagagggccagagagagagagagggagacacagagttcaaagcaggctccaggctctgagctgtcagcacagagccctactcggggcttgaacccacgaaccacgagatcatgacctgaggcgaagtctgacgctcaacggactgagccacccaggcgccccagacgtGTCCTTCTTAATGTCAGGAAGGAACCAGGGATGCTCACATTTGAGACTGGTACTAGTGGGTGTAGTAagactaaaaaaaacccaaaaaaacacatcaaaaagAAATGGGACATGTATTGAAAAGCAAAGGTCAAAACTGTCAGTTACTTGCAGATATGTGACCATCTACCTAGAAAATCCATGAAAATCAATACAAATAATTAGAACCAATGAGATTTTTGTGGTGGTAATGGGGCAAAGCCTGGATACAGAATCAACAATCTATGTGGATCACAGCAATGTTCAAACATAAATTCACGTAGGAGGTGCCCTATGCACAGCGGCCACAAAcagtaaaatatctaggaatgaaCCAAATAGGACAGCTGATTGTTTACCAGACGGCTAAGACCTAGTACCTATACGTATATAAAGAGCTTCTAGAAATCAATTGAAAAAGACAACCCAGTTTTTACATGGGCAATCGATAGGAAAGGAAGTGCAAACGGATGTGGAAACAGCCCACAAGGATACGAGGGGGAACTAAGTCTCAGGGAAATTAAATTAAAGCATGAGATATTAATATTCATCGTGAAAATGACAGGTGGTTAGTAACAGGTGTTGGCAGGATGTGTTGAAAGGGTCCTGGTTTGACAATAAGTAAGTGCATCACGTTTGGTGGGTGATTTGGTGGTCTCTGTGGAGGAGGGGGCATTCCTTCTCCCCAGGGGGCACGGATACAAAAGCATAAGAGGCGTGGCGAGGCCGTCCTGTCCTGTAGTGTTGTTCCAGCAGCGACAGATGGGAATGATAGAAACGTCCTTCAAGGAGGAGTGGCTGGACAGCGGGCCGGATGGCATTCAGACCACGGCACACGCTGCAGCTTGTGGAACAGGCAGTGAGCCCGCCAAGCTGGTGTCTCTCCCTGGTGACAGCAACGTGCTCTGTACAGAGACGCAGAGTGGTGCCCCGAGGGCTCCGAGGGGTCATGGTGCAGGACAGCAAGCCTTCACAGGACGGGTGCCCATCTGGCCTTGGGGCCTGGCGAGGAGTTTGCCGGGTAGTGACGGGAAGGTTGCTGCAGGCGGAGGCGTGGGAAGCGGGCTGGGGGGCTCAGCGGGCTCCGCGCTCTGGGAAGGAGGTTAGTGAGAGGCTGGCCGGGACTTCTTGGACCGACCCCTGGGTTGCTCTCCGGAAGCCCCCACACCTACCAACATGCTCCCCGGCAAAGCTCCGTCTGTGGTGCCGTCATCGGTCAGACAGGGACACGGGCACCAAAGTGCCCGAGTCCAGCTTCTGGGCATGAGGGAGCCCACAAGGGGGCATGGGCCAGGACCCAGGACACCCTTGTGAGCAGGGGCACCCCCCAGGGCATCCTGGTCTAGACGTGGCTGACCAGGGCCTTGGGATCTGCGGCTCCAGGAAGGTGCCGGCTGTCAGAGGGCGTAGGGGCCATCGGCGAACTGCACTCAGTGGGGGGGCcctggggggcaggagaggggggtCCAGCCCAGTTTGTATTTGGCTCCTCGAGGCTCTCATCACGGGATCCTGGCCTCCAGTCTCAGCCAAATACGATGACGCCATAAGGAGGATGAGGCCGTGGGTGTTGGGGCCGCGGGGCCAAAACAGAGTGGAACCTTCCTCCTTTATGGTGGGGAGTCCACGCATACGGAAAACCAGGCAGCACCTGCGAGTGCGGTATTTAGCAAGACGGAGGAAATCCTGCCTTGCTAACATGGGTAAGAACATGGGTGGGCTTTGAGGGggttattctaagtgaaataagtcggacaGAGAAGATGAATTCTATCCAATCCTGCTCCCATGTGGAGTGTAAGAAACTCTgaattcagagagagacagactggaAAGGCGGTTTCCAGGCCCCCCGGGGGgagaagggagcagggaggagggcagggggaaagggcaggcggggtggcggggggcgaTGTTGGTCTCAAAGGGAGCAAGCTTCCTGCTGCAAGACGAGTACGTCCTCGGGACCTAAGGCACAGAACGGTGCATAGAGTTAATAATTCTGTGTtgtgtacttgaaagttgctatgagGCTAGATCTTAAAATTCTGcaccataaaaaaaattgtaactctgTGAGGTGACGGGTCACTTCACAATGTATAGCGTCCACGTATGGTAAAGTGAATGTCCTACACATACGTACAGTACACCATGTATCAGCATTGTTACATTGTGTAACTTACACAGTGTTACGTGTGGATCGTATCTCCCTAAAGCTGGAAAAATACCAGAATAATTGGCTGCAGGAGGGGTCAAAGCAGGAGGGAGGAGATGGTGGAGGGCCAGGCTGCTGATTTTATGCATGAACTtcataaagctgtttaaaaaattttttaatgtttatttatttttgagagagagagagagagagagagagagagagagacagagcatgagcgggggaggggcagagagagagggagacacagaatccgaagcagactccaggctccgagctgtcagcacacagcctgacccggggctcgaactcacaaactatgagatcatgacctgagccgaagttggacgctcaactgactgagccccccaggcacccctgattaagCTATTTAAACAGGGCATGAACACCTCATGTGTGTGGTTTGTGTGCCCTGGGGCTTCTGCGATGGTGAATGTGTGAGGCTTGTGAGGCATCTGGCCTGAGACCCCCACCCTGGCCGGCCAGCCAGACCACGGTGGTCAGGACTGTCCTGGCGGGCACGTGCTTGTTACACCTGTCCAACGGGGACCTGCCCGGGGCTACGTCGTTGCTGGAGCCCTGGGGACACCAGGCCAGGTGTGGACGGCTGCGGCAGATGAAAGGctgggcctccctgcctcccacttgGGCCCACCCCGTTCCAGAATCCCTGAACTGCGAACACAAGGATGGGCTTTGCCTTGGAGTCACATCTATAAAGATTTTTGGGAAAAAACCCAGCATGTTTATTGGCAAGTTCCCACCATTCGGGGAAGGCTGGCTGGCATGGGACGTGGCTGGAAGATGACACGTTTGTGAAATGTCTACCATATGAGACCCTGCTGTCCAGGAACACTGCATCTTCTGGGAAGGCCCAAAGCCAATGTAACCGGATGGTGTTCTTCTCTGCCCTTTGTCACGTCTGGATTGCTTGTGTGGGGTGACCAGCCGGCCCAGACACGTCCCCAGTGATGGTGAGCAGAAAGCCAGGTGGACCCACGACCTTtaggcacccccccacccccacttcgcccccagtgcagggcttgggGAGGGTTTCAAAGCCGCTTGGGGTCTGAGTTCCTGAGTCGTCTCTGTGCCTCCCAGGGACCCCCACTCCCTGCAGGGCCAGCCCCTCCGCCTGCTCAGAGCTCCGTTTGGGGGGCAGTGTTGTTTCTCAGGTATTGAGGTCTGTCTGAATCCCCTGCTCCCATTCTGGGAGCAGGAATCCAAGCGGCATCCTTATAGATTGGGGCGGGAGCCCTGGGGTCTGAGAGGTCCGTGGGCTCTGGGCCGGCGACAGCAGGACTGCTCAGAACCCCGCGGAGGGAGGCATCGGGGCATGGAGGGCCT is a window from the Leopardus geoffroyi isolate Oge1 chromosome A2, O.geoffroyi_Oge1_pat1.0, whole genome shotgun sequence genome containing:
- the RAMP3 gene encoding receptor activity-modifying protein 3 — protein: METRERRRPRFLLPLLLQLLCGGCPRVGGCNETRMLEKLPQCGQAFADMMHTVDVWKWCHLSEFIVYYQSFTNCTEVETNVVGCYWPNPLAQGFITGIHRQFFSNCTVDRAHWEDPPDEVLIPLIVVPVLLTVAMAGLVVWRSKRAGQLL